The DNA window CGTCGGCGTTAACGGCGAGGTACTCGCGGAAGGTTCGGGCCTTGACCAGGCCGGCGATGTGCACCACCGCGTCGCAGCCTTCCAGTGCCGCACGGTAGGACGCGGCATCCGCCAGGCCGCCGGCGACGGCAGTCGCGCCCTCGGGAAGGAGTCCGGGCTTGTCGGGTCGGCGGACGAGCGCCCGGACCTGCCAGCCGTTCTGGATGAACAGTCGCGCCGTGTGGCTGCCGACGAATCCGGTCGCGCCGGTGATGAAGACGGTTTTCAACTCGGTTCTCGTGGTGGCACCAGGCGGGCAGAACACCGGCGTCCGCAGGAACGGCCGCGAACGCTGCGACGGACTGCCGGCCCGGATGGAGCCGGTGCGGACCATGCCGGGTTCGGGATGGAAAGTCAAACCCAAAGAATTAGATCGGATTTCACGGAATCGGCGGTGTCCGATAATGTCCTTCGGGTTTTCGGTTTACTGTGCGTAAGTTTCGGTATGATCGGGGCGTCCGTCTGCGACGCCGTGAATGAGAACGGCGTCGTCACCAATCGGCCGGGAATAACATGTCGCCCGGTGCGTTGATGAAGTGACGGCTTTATTGAAGACCGACGATGGCAAAGAGTATCGCCCGCCAGTCGAAGACTTCGGCCGTCACCGCAAGCGCTCCTGCGTTGGAGTCCGCGGTGTCGGTTTCGCTTCCGATGACGGACGAAGCGTTGCTGCTGCGTGTGCGTGCCGGTGACCTGTCGGCCGGCGACGCGCTGGTGCGACGATACGCCCAGCCGCTGCTGCGATATCTGCAGCGGCTCGTGGGCGACGACCTGGCCGAAGAGCTGCACCAGCAGACCTGGATGAGCGTGCTGGACAATCTCGACAAGTTCGATCCGGCGCTGGCGTCGCAGTCGAACGAGTCGGGTGCACCGGCCGGCGGGTTCAAGGCCTGGCTTTTCCGGATCGCCACGAACAAGGCGAACGACCTGTGGCGGTCGCGGGGAAGAGAACGGGCGGCCAAGGACGGGCTTCGCCTGGTGAAGGATCAGACCACCCCGTGGGCCGGTGAAGAGGCCCAGGGAAAGGAAATGCAGCAGAAGTTGATCCATGCGATCAACAAGCTGCCTGAGAGTCAGCGGCAGGTGCTGGCGCTTCGGTACTACAGCAATATGAAGTTCATCGACATCGCCAAGCTGCTGGGCTGCCCGCTCAATACCGCGCTGGGCCGGGTCCACAAGGCGATGATCAAGCTACGGCAGTTGATGGACGAGTAGAACGCGCCAAGGAAACGAGATCCCGGACCTTAAGAAGTCCGGGCAGGACCCAGGAACCAACCGATCGCTCATGACCAAAACGTTTGAAGGACACTCACCTTGAGTTCATTGCGATCACAACTTCCCGATTCCGAAGCGCTGCTGCTGATGTATGCGGCCGACGAGCTTCCGCCGCGGGACCGTCAAACCGTGACAGAGCAGTTGCAGCAGGAAGCCGGCCTGCAGGCGCGGCTTGATGCGATCCTGGCCGATCTTGACCTGGTTGAGCAGCGTTTCGAGAGCGCTGACGCATTCGACGGCCTCAATGCGGAGCACGCGACCCGTCGTGCGGTCGATGCGATCCGGGGCTGGCAACTGGTGCGGCCGGCGGCGTCCGAGCCGGTCCGATCGCCGCTGGAGACGCATCGGCGATGGGGCTGGGCATCGGCGGTGGCGGCGGTCGTGGCACTGGGACTCGGTGTGGCGGCGCTGATCACGTATCTCAATCCACCGTCGGCGTCGCGGATGGTTCAGGTCGACGGGTTGCCCGATCTCAACGCCGAAGGCAACGAAAACGCGCTGGCGCTGCACGCCGCGACGTCGCTGGCGATGGGCCTGGAAGTAGAAGACGAGGCAGCCGTCAATGTGCCGATGCCGCCGACCTCGGACGAGGCGATCGTCAGCACCGAGCGGCCGTTCTTTGAGATCCCCCTGATCGCCGATGCCGACGACGGCAGCGCGCCCTGACCGCGTCCGGCGCTTGTCGTTGTATGTGGGGACGACCACCGATGCCGACACACAAACTTCAATCCCGCAACCTTAGACGACTGGCTCTGGTCGGCCTCTTCACCGCGGCGACGGCGTCGGCCACGCTGCTCGCCCAGCCGGGGCAGGAAGTGACGCGCCCCGGGCTGGGATCAGAACTGCCGGCCGGCAACGGGGAACCGCGCACCAAGCCGATTCGTCGCCCGGGCGAAGAGATCGTCATCACCCAGGAGGAGTGGACCGCGCTGGAGCAATTCATGCGGGCGAACTCTCCGAGCAAGTGGGAGATGTATCTGAGCCTGCCGGATAAGCCGCTCAAGCAGAATTTGCGAAAGCAGATTGCCCAGCGGTATCGCACGCTTCAGAAGGTGGAACGGAGCGACCCTGTCCGGTGGAAGCTCGAGATCGACGCGATCGCGATCGAGGACCGCATCTACTCCACGCTCCAGGAGCTTCGCTCGGGCAACAATCCCGAGGATCGCGAACGCCAGTTGCGGCTGGAGGTAGACCGCCTGATCTCGAACCGCGACCACTGGAAAAGAGAGCGGCTGCTTCGGGTCAAAGCCGAACTTGAATCGATGAAGGTCCCGGCTGCGTTGAAGCCGGTCGAAGAAGAACTCGACCGGCTCGAGCACCTGACACCCGAAGGGCGTGCCCCGCGGGTGGACAAGCGGATCGAGGAGTTCAAGAAACAGATGGCCAAGCCGCCCAAGGCGATCCTCGGCGGGCACAGTCCGGCTTCGGGGGTTCCGGTGGATGCGGGCAAGCCCTGAGGGCGTGACATTCGGGAACTGATGGGCGGAAGAAAAGCAGCGGACCCGCGCGATGCCGGGTCCGCTGCACTTACGAACGTGGAACGCACGGTGCGTTATCCGCAACAGGCTTCCTTGACGTCACAGCAGGACTTCGCGCTGCCGCAGCAGTCGACTGCCTCGGCCTTAACAGCCGGTTTGGCGGAGGGCGCGGGGCAGCAGCCGTCGGACTTCACGCAGCACCCGGCGTCAGGGGCGCAACAGCCAGAGGGCTTGGGACCGCCCGCGGCCGGCATGGCGGCAGCAATCAAACCCAGAACGGACAGCACGAGCGAAGCAAATAGCGATTTCATTTGTTAGTCCTTGTGAGAGGGATGCTGCGCATCGATAAGCCGCGTTCGCGGAACACCCGCGAGGCGGAGCGACAGATGCGACAAGCATCAGTGATGTAGGGATCTTGAACGGGATGGGCGGCACTTAGCCGGCTGAGATCGGAGGTGCTCGCGCCGCACAGTTGTGCCCGGCGTCGACCAGCCACGGTGCCAGAGGCAGGTCTGGGAAAACTGTGGCAAAGGCGACGACGCCTACGTGACGTGCGACGGCGGCGTACGGGGACAGCAACAATGGCAGAGTGACATGACTCGCACCCGATGTTTGCAGTGCCGGTGTCGCCTGTTGTGGAACGGGCCGCACGATACAGCAGTCGGGCAGAGGCGCTTGCTGTGACCCGAACGTGCGCTGCGCAAAGTCGCCTGGGATGGAGCTGAGAGTTCCCGCCTTGGGTGCCGGGGAGCAACACGAATGTTCGGAGTCTGCTGGACTTGAGGCGACCGAATGCAGCCGCGCCATAATCGGACAGTCCGGCACTCCGTCGCAAGCCATGGAAGGGCGCGGCGCGAACGACTGCGTGGGCATCACAACTGAAAGCACCAGCGCTATCAGCGTCGCGAAGTTGTAAACGTGCCTGAGC is part of the Humisphaera borealis genome and encodes:
- a CDS encoding RNA polymerase sigma factor, with the translated sequence MAKSIARQSKTSAVTASAPALESAVSVSLPMTDEALLLRVRAGDLSAGDALVRRYAQPLLRYLQRLVGDDLAEELHQQTWMSVLDNLDKFDPALASQSNESGAPAGGFKAWLFRIATNKANDLWRSRGRERAAKDGLRLVKDQTTPWAGEEAQGKEMQQKLIHAINKLPESQRQVLALRYYSNMKFIDIAKLLGCPLNTALGRVHKAMIKLRQLMDE